Proteins encoded by one window of Eremothecium cymbalariae DBVPG#7215 chromosome 1, complete sequence:
- the YPS7 gene encoding putative aspartic endopeptidase (similar to Ashbya gossypii ACR150W), whose product MKLDCKVLLIIVHFLVVGTYGSDQKSGAAMFPTLAVKKTISMTYVVQAMFGTPGQEEFLKLDIIQPYTWVISGDIYEQCNRVNSGCTHGNLYYSGESTSFKNQSGSLNAAYNMSFIDYTEFYGSAGIDIANFTSVESSGTEGDPTNTQVQWFGKHTLSIPEFSFFRAEHSNIVDGSLGLGARILSGTAEDSSGFDSSFFFLDMLKNANFIKSTSYSIWLGNDNSTLNASRLASSDVGTLLLGAVDPNYFIGNFYRFKMLPFRDSKTETTFNSLPIVPLTKVDIVNAKGTAVNVTQPGFMEPVLLDPRYTISYLPIELILQIAMQTNAVYVKSLDLWLVDCDVANFDAKIRFQFGDLKIDVPLSHFVSSGYVGSPIASTQLGASNMTCQLNVYPNYSSGFSILGGTFLRSVYLSVDLEGNSVAMAQAYNAVKDGDNASSLPLTLEDSDSNSSTSSVKAIRSGYIPYATDVNLPTSTITMFISISGDTKSVVDHLTATQTDLVLSSRSFYDTTTVRPTDSLTQDVSADRSFPLSKPSNNAGAIQYKRLNYDLFKVHHTSSIGLYLTITSVLFLVGILL is encoded by the coding sequence ATGAAGCTGGATTGTAAggttttgttgataattgTGCATTTTTTGGTGGTAGGAACGTATGGTAGTGATCAGAAAAGTGGAGCGGCTATGTTCCCGACGTTAGCTGTGAAGAAGACTATTTCGATGACGTATGTGGTGCAGGCGATGTTTGGTACTCCAGGTCAAGAAGAGTTTCTGAAGTTAGATATAATTCAGCCATATACGTGGGTTATTTCTGGAGATATTTACGAGCAATGTAACAGAGTGAATAGTGGGTGTACGCATGGGAATCTTTATTATTCGGGGGAGAGTACTAGTTTCAAGAATCAGAGCGGTAGCCTGAATGCTGCTTATAACATGAGTTTTATAGATTACACGGAATTTTATGGATCTGCTGGTATTGACATTGCGAATTTTACGAGTGTTGAAAGTTCTGGGACCGAGGGTGATCCCACCAATACCCAAGTTCAGTGGTTCGGTAAACATACGTTGAGTATTCCAGAGTTTTCGTTTTTTCGGGCCGAGCATTCAAACATTGTTGACGGGTCGTTAGGTCTCGGAGCAAGAATTTTATCTGGTACAGCGGAGGACAGTTCAGGCTTTGACAgttcatttttctttttggatatgctgaaaaatgcaaattttattaaatcCACTTCATATTCTATATGGCTGGGTAACGATAATTCGACACTCAACGCTTCTCGGCTGGCGTCCTCAGATGTTGGCACTCTTCTTCTGGGCGCGGTTGATCCAAATTACTTTATTGGTAACTTTTATAGGTTTAAAATGCTCCCATTTCGTGACTCTAAGACGGAGACGACCTTTAACTCGCTTCCGATAGTTCCTTTAACCAAGGTTGACATCGTAAATGCGAAGGGTACAGCAGTCAATGTCACTCAGCCAGGTTTCATGGAACCTGTACTACTGGATCCAAGGTATACAATTTCTTATCTGCCGATTGAATTGATTCTACAGATTGCGATGCAAACAAATGCTGTATATGTGAAATCCTTAGACCTTTGGTTAGTTGACTGTGATGTAGCCAATTTTGATGCTAAAATAAGATTTCAATTTGGTGATCTAAAAATCGACGTACCATTGTCCCACTTTGTATCCAGTGGCTATGTCGGTTCGCCAATAGCGTCGACACAACTTGGTGCGAGCAACATGACATGTCAATTAAATGTGTACCCTAATTATTCTTCGGGCTTCAGTATACTAGGTGGTACTTTTCTTAGAAGCGTTTATCTGTCGGTAGATTTAGAGGGCAACAGTGTGGCGATGGCTCAAGCATATAATGCAGTTAAAGATGGTGATAACGCTTCTTCACTTCCGTTGACCTTAGAAGATAGTGATTCCAACTCAAGCACATCTTCCGTTAAAGCAATACGTTCCGGTTACATACCGTATGCGACAGATGTCAACTTGCCCACATCGACAATAACTATGTTCATATCCATTTCTGGCGACACAAAGAGCGTAGTAGATCACCTCACTGCAACACAAACGGACCTTGTACTGAGCTCTAGATCCTTTTACGATACAACGACGGTCAGACCTACTGATTCTCTCACCCAGGATGTTTCCGCCGACAGAAGTTTTCCCTTATCAAAACCCTCAAATAATGCTGGTGCAATTCAGTACAAGAGACTAAATTATGATCTTTTTAAAGTACATCATACGTCCTCCATTGGCCTTTATTTAACAATAACAAGTGTACTATTCTTGGTTGGTATTTTACTGTga